The following are encoded together in the Bos javanicus breed banteng chromosome X, ARS-OSU_banteng_1.0, whole genome shotgun sequence genome:
- the LOC133242509 gene encoding probable inactive protein kinase DDB_G0270444, translated as MPGMHELRQPERVFQNPRANEDLIQAQLFWGEEEEEEEEEVEEVEEEEEEVEEVEEEEEEVEEVEEEEQVEEEGEVEVVEVEVVEVQEEEVQEVEVQEVEVQEEEVQEEEVQEVEVQEVEVQEEEVQEVEVQEVEVQEEEVQEVEVQEVEVQEVKVEDVVEVKMEVELELELEEVEVEEEVEVREEVEVEVELEVEVELDQVEEAEEEVAEVEVELEEEEEEVVEDVELEEEEVEEEVEEEVEEEVAEVEVAEVEVELEEEEEVVEDVELEEEVEEEVEEEVEEEVAEVEEEVEEEVEEVEVEEEEVEVEVEVVEEE; from the coding sequence ATGCCTGGGATGCATGAGCTCCGCCAGCCTGAGAGAGTCTTTCAGAATCCAAGAGCAAATGAGGACCTGATACAGGCACAATTATTTTGgggtgaagaggaggaggaggaagaagaggaggtggaggaggtggaggaggaagaagaggaggtggaggaggtggaggaggaagaagaggaggtggaggaggtggaggaggaggagcaagtggaggaggaaggggaggtggaggtggtggaggtggaggtggtggaggtGCAGGAGGAGGAGGTGCAGGAGGTGGAGGTGCAGGAGGTGGAGGTGCAGGAGGAGGAGGTGCAGGAGGAGGAGGTGCAGGAGGTGGAGGTGCAGGAGGTGGAGGTGCAGGAGGAGGAGGTGCAGGAGGTGGAGGTGCAGGAGGTGGAGGTGCAGGAGGAGGAGGTGCAGGAGGTGGAGGTGCAGGAGGTGGAGGTGCAGGAGGTGAAGGTGGAGGACGTTGTGGAGGTGAAGATGGAggtggagctggagctggagctggaggaggtggaggtggaggaggaggtggaggtgagggaggaggtggaggtggaggtggagctGGAGGTTGAGGTGGAGCTGGATCAGGTggaggaggcggaggaggaggtggcggaggtggaggtggagctggaggaggaggaggaggaggtggtggaggacgtggagctggaggaggaggaggtggaggaggaggtggaggaggaggtagAGGAGGAGGTGGCGGAGGTGGAGGTGGCGGAGGTGGAggtggagctggaggaggaggaggaggtggtggaggacgtggagctggaggaggaggtggaggaggaggtggaggaggaggtagAGGAGGAGGTGgcggaggtggaggaggaggtggaggaggaggtggaggaggtggaggtggaggaggaggaggtggaggtggaggtggaggtggtggaggaggagtag
- the LOC133242154 gene encoding LOW QUALITY PROTEIN: melanoma-associated antigen 10-like (The sequence of the model RefSeq protein was modified relative to this genomic sequence to represent the inferred CDS: inserted 1 base in 1 codon), which translates to MSELSKLKEDLQDPGEAQGPVEVQLLGAEVGKAASPSASSSTVSSSAPGEALPLQALKEMITNLMNFLLLKYRAKELTSQAEMLKKVLKDNQEHFPVVFRLALECLQLVFGVEVRXVYPRKDTYGMIPALGLTCDAMQSNGRGLPKTGLLVLVLSLIMRNGDPAPEEVVWGALSRMGVCVGREHSIFGEPRELLTQVWVREGYLEYRQVPDSDPAHYEFLWGPRAYAETSKQQVMAFVLRVRQRAWRAFPLQSTEAVKEKDKEA; encoded by the exons ATGAGTGAGCTGAGCAAACTCAAAGAAGACCTTCAAGACCCAGGCGAGGCCCAGGGCCCGGTGGAGGTGCAGCTCTTGGGGGCTGAGGTGGGGAAGGCTGCATCCCCCTCGGCCTCCTCTTCCACAGTGTCCTCCTCAGCCCCTGGGGAGGCCTTGCCCCTGCAAGCTCTGAAGGAGATGATAACTAACCTGATGAACTTCCTGCTCCTCAAGTATCGAGCCAAGGAGCTGACCTCCCAggcagaaatgctgaagaaggtcCTCAAGGACAACCAGGAGCACTTCCCGGTGGTCTTCAGACTAGCCTTGGAGTGCCTGCAGCTGGTCTTTGGTGTGGAGGTGA GGGTATACCCCAGGAAGGACACCTATGGTATGATCCCTGCCCTGGGCCTCACCTGTGATGCAATGCAGAGCAATGGGCGGGGCCTGCCCAAGACTGGTCTCCTGGTGCTGGTCCTCAGCCTGATCATGAGGAATGGAGACCCCGCCCCTGAGGAAGTGGTCTGGGGAGCACTCAGCAGGATGGGGGTGTGTGTTGGGAGGGAGCACTCCATCTTTGGGGAGCCCAGGGAGCTGCTGACCCAAGTGTGGGTGCGGGAGGGGTACCTGGAGTACCGGCAGGTGCCTGACAGTGACCCTGCTCACTACGAGTTCCTGTGGGGTCCCCGGGCCTATGCGGAGACCAGCAAACAGCAAGTCATGGCATTTGTGCTCAGGGTCAGACAAAGGGCTTGGAGGGCCTTCCCACTCCAGTCTACAGAGGCTGTAAAggagaaggacaaggaggcctga